A window of the Desulfopila inferna genome harbors these coding sequences:
- a CDS encoding 4Fe-4S dicluster domain-containing protein, with the protein MNNDFLTAESGNTKFLSKLETMGIHVNSCFQCGRCSSGCPVSDFFDLNVMEVVRLASYGMEDRLLNSKTIWLCAACETCASRCPNDIEIAGLMDTLRELALRKGIRPAEERVPVFHQCFLDSIKHWGRAYEIGMIGAYKVRSKDFMGDMKLGLNMFMKGKLSMMPHSIQGKTEIRRIFSGKGKEYDR; encoded by the coding sequence ATGAACAATGATTTTCTGACTGCTGAAAGCGGAAATACCAAATTCTTAAGCAAACTCGAGACCATGGGAATCCACGTCAATAGTTGCTTCCAGTGCGGCCGTTGCTCTTCGGGCTGCCCGGTCTCCGATTTTTTCGATTTGAACGTCATGGAGGTGGTCCGTCTTGCCTCCTACGGCATGGAGGACAGACTGCTGAACAGTAAAACCATCTGGCTTTGCGCCGCCTGTGAAACCTGCGCCAGCAGGTGTCCCAACGATATCGAAATTGCAGGACTGATGGATACCTTGCGGGAACTGGCACTGCGCAAGGGCATACGGCCGGCAGAGGAGCGCGTTCCTGTTTTCCACCAGTGTTTTCTCGACTCCATAAAACATTGGGGCAGGGCCTACGAAATCGGCATGATCGGGGCCTACAAAGTTCGCTCCAAAGATTTTATGGGTGATATGAAACTGGGCTTGAACATGTTCATGAAAGGCAAGTTGTCGATGATGCCGCACTCCATTCAAGGAAAAACCGAGATCCGCCGGATATTCTCGGGCAAGGGCAAGGAGTACGACCGATGA
- a CDS encoding methylenetetrahydrofolate reductase, with the protein MESTTGVTPQKPNHLIAEIDPPKGVNLERFLNTALSIRGRIDGVRVTDGEHAIMRMSPLAPCLALKEKKFNPTMIINGRDRNRISFQADLLTAAALGIDSIVIKEGHDPTEGDQPVAKTSGDLDLFSMLTCARNLNNGTDLAGEKLDGATNFTIGVSLDLSDDVNSNRENAELFLKLEEFGVDSVTLGPTYDLNLIEQFLPFAEQTGIKLYTSLMYLKSVTMVRYLNNLPGVPSIPQEFLKKMMQAPVKSEAGMKVAAEFLQELVPMGDGVVLLAIGWRERLPEFLDLIER; encoded by the coding sequence ATGGAAAGCACTACTGGCGTCACTCCCCAAAAGCCAAACCATCTCATTGCAGAGATTGACCCGCCTAAAGGGGTAAATCTGGAAAGATTTCTCAACACCGCCCTGAGCATTCGCGGAAGAATAGATGGTGTAAGGGTGACGGATGGAGAACATGCTATCATGCGCATGTCCCCATTGGCTCCCTGTCTGGCCTTAAAAGAAAAAAAATTCAACCCCACCATGATCATCAACGGGCGGGACCGCAACAGAATCTCCTTTCAGGCGGACCTCCTCACTGCTGCAGCCCTGGGCATCGACAGCATCGTGATCAAGGAGGGACACGATCCCACGGAAGGTGACCAGCCGGTGGCAAAAACCAGCGGCGACCTTGATCTTTTTTCCATGCTCACCTGTGCCCGCAACCTCAACAATGGGACGGATCTTGCGGGTGAAAAACTGGACGGCGCCACCAATTTTACCATCGGTGTATCGCTTGATCTCTCCGATGATGTCAACTCCAACAGAGAGAACGCCGAGCTGTTTCTGAAACTTGAAGAGTTCGGAGTGGACTCCGTCACTCTCGGCCCCACCTACGACCTCAACCTGATTGAACAGTTCCTGCCCTTTGCCGAGCAGACCGGTATCAAACTCTACACATCCCTCATGTATCTCAAATCGGTGACCATGGTGAGATACCTCAATAACCTCCCGGGAGTACCTTCTATTCCTCAGGAGTTCCTCAAGAAGATGATGCAGGCACCGGTTAAAAGTGAAGCGGGAATGAAGGTCGCTGCCGAATTTCTGCAGGAACTGGTCCCGATGGGAGATGGTGTCGTCCTGCTTGCTATCGGCTGGAGAGAGAGACTGCCGGAATTCCTCGACCTGATAGAGAGATAG
- a CDS encoding methylenetetrahydrofolate reductase C-terminal domain-containing protein, whose protein sequence is MITGTPKPIEEILEMVEPYDNIIVAGCHGCVTVCRVGGHKEVEVLSSTLRLAREAAGKNLNIREISLERQCDPEYVETMRPYVADYQAVLSIACGAGIQFLAEKFSKTPLLPGINTGFLGVTERQGEWSERCQGCGDCVLHLTGGICPVTRCAKQLFHGPCGGSTAGVCEIDKDVPCGWQLIIDRLKSLDQMDNYTKLKPYKGWNSSRDGGPRRIIREDMI, encoded by the coding sequence ATGATCACAGGTACCCCAAAACCCATCGAGGAAATTCTGGAGATGGTTGAACCATATGACAACATCATTGTAGCCGGGTGTCATGGTTGTGTTACCGTCTGCCGCGTCGGTGGCCACAAGGAAGTCGAGGTGCTTTCTTCCACCCTGCGCCTGGCCAGGGAGGCAGCCGGAAAGAATCTCAACATCAGAGAAATTAGTCTTGAGCGACAATGCGACCCGGAATATGTCGAAACCATGCGTCCCTATGTCGCGGATTACCAGGCCGTTCTTTCCATCGCCTGCGGAGCGGGCATTCAGTTTCTTGCCGAAAAATTCAGCAAGACCCCACTTCTTCCCGGGATCAATACCGGCTTTCTGGGGGTGACCGAGAGACAGGGAGAATGGTCGGAGAGATGCCAGGGCTGCGGCGACTGCGTCCTCCATCTGACCGGAGGAATCTGTCCTGTCACCCGCTGTGCCAAACAACTTTTTCACGGCCCCTGCGGCGGCTCGACCGCCGGAGTATGCGAGATCGACAAGGATGTACCCTGCGGCTGGCAGCTCATCATCGACCGCCTCAAATCTCTGGACCAGATGGACAACTACACCAAGCTGAAGCCCTATAAAGGATGGAATTCTTCAAGAGACGGCGGCCCTCGCCGAATTATCAGGGAGGACATGATCTAA
- a CDS encoding 4Fe-4S binding protein gives MNQNVQPVKDTPAVPIGAVLVIGGGISGMQSALDLANSGLKVYLVESSPAIGGKMAQLDKTFPTNDCSMCIVSPKLVEVGRHRNIELLTHSELKELHGDAGNFRATITQHARYVDVAKCTGCGLCELVCPVTHISAFPFRKEDDDKNKKLRAKEKKILPTQKAVEPTALHSWNFTVDEKKCSQCGSCHRVCLQNAIAWQKKEYARIDQEKCSGCGACLAACPDKYRAITVSAAPEMEKSIGAAIHERSSKLKQAFAIRETNDCIRCGLCVLTCKKVMNIGALKMVENGIQAGLDICQVCGACVSNCPVDFLQIEQVTNKIPHPLYDSFNENLSLRKPINIHYPQAVPRVPVIDEKSCIQLNSGACGTCATICGVGAIEYTHRETDREIEAGSVIFSPGIEVFDARKRGEYGYGTYKNVVTSIEFERLLSASGPTSGTVARPGDGAHPKKIAWIQCVGSRDHSCNRDYCSSVCCMYATKEAFIAREHDSSIEPTIFYIDMRSFGKNFDDYVSRAKDHNVRFIRAMVSRVFEDPQTGNLELRYIDEAGKKIAEEFDMVVLSVGVQVPEKTKELAEKINIDLDRFGFAVTGTFSPLATSRPGVFVSGAVNGPKDIPETVSEASGAAQAAAANLSSVRGSLITREILPEERIISPEDELRIGVFICHCGANIASVVDVEEVTEYAKTLPGVVYAEHPLYTCSQDTQERVRDIIKDHDLNRVVICACSPTTHEPLFMSTLRQAGINKYFFDMANIRDQCSWVHPTEPKLATEKSKRLTRMAVANAAMGEALEELEFDVNSGLLVIGGGLAGMTAAEEAAKQGFTVYLVEQQAQLGGQLLRLQRSWDGSSFARYMEQLRDRLLENDKIKIFTSSMVVEQTGFVGSFETDIMTPSGATRTIKHGAILVATGGEENRPGLHQLGQNDTVMTQTDFEALLEQADNEALPSGSMVMLQCAGSRDEDHLPYCSRVCCNQAVKNALALKERSPQTRIDILYRDMRCYGLGELNYRRARLAGVNFIRYDPQNNNPQIEVAENGITISLTDPSIQLPVKLFPDMLVLSTGIKPRDTEDLASMLRVPRNSSGFFIEAHAKLRPVDLPSEGLFMAGTAHAPKDAGETISQAQAAVARATTILAKKKLQMSGVVSTVDPTNCAVCLTCVRACPYGVPFINDQHSAEINAALCQGCGICVAECPAKTISIGRYQDRNISAKLGAYTNMETAEAKGVE, from the coding sequence ATGAATCAGAACGTTCAACCTGTTAAAGACACTCCTGCGGTCCCGATAGGTGCCGTGCTGGTTATCGGCGGCGGCATCAGCGGTATGCAGTCGGCTCTCGATCTTGCAAATTCCGGACTCAAGGTCTATCTGGTGGAAAGCTCCCCGGCCATCGGCGGCAAAATGGCACAGCTCGACAAAACCTTTCCCACCAATGACTGCTCGATGTGCATTGTCTCACCAAAACTTGTCGAAGTCGGCCGGCACCGCAATATCGAACTGCTGACACACAGTGAGCTCAAGGAACTTCATGGTGATGCCGGCAATTTCCGGGCCACGATCACCCAGCACGCCCGCTATGTCGATGTCGCCAAATGTACCGGCTGCGGACTCTGTGAGCTGGTCTGTCCGGTTACTCACATTTCCGCCTTTCCTTTCCGCAAAGAGGATGATGACAAAAACAAGAAACTGCGGGCCAAAGAGAAGAAAATATTGCCGACCCAAAAGGCAGTTGAACCTACAGCGCTGCACTCCTGGAACTTTACCGTGGATGAAAAAAAATGCTCGCAGTGCGGCAGCTGCCACAGAGTTTGTCTGCAAAACGCTATAGCCTGGCAGAAAAAGGAATACGCCAGGATCGATCAGGAGAAATGCAGCGGCTGCGGCGCCTGCCTGGCAGCCTGTCCTGACAAATATCGCGCCATCACCGTTAGCGCTGCTCCCGAGATGGAGAAAAGCATCGGAGCGGCCATTCATGAGCGATCCTCCAAGCTGAAGCAGGCATTTGCAATCCGGGAAACCAACGATTGCATACGCTGTGGCTTATGCGTCCTTACCTGTAAAAAGGTGATGAATATCGGGGCATTGAAAATGGTCGAAAACGGTATTCAGGCGGGCCTCGATATCTGCCAGGTCTGTGGCGCCTGTGTCTCCAACTGTCCTGTTGATTTTCTGCAGATCGAGCAGGTAACCAATAAAATACCCCATCCTCTCTATGACAGCTTCAATGAAAATCTGTCGTTGCGCAAGCCCATCAACATCCACTACCCCCAGGCGGTGCCCCGTGTGCCGGTGATAGATGAGAAGAGCTGTATACAACTCAATAGCGGCGCCTGCGGTACCTGCGCCACCATTTGCGGTGTTGGTGCTATTGAATACACACACCGCGAGACAGACAGGGAAATCGAAGCGGGTTCGGTTATTTTTTCACCAGGCATAGAAGTCTTCGATGCCCGGAAGCGTGGTGAATATGGTTATGGCACCTATAAAAACGTGGTGACCTCCATTGAATTCGAGCGCCTTCTCTCGGCCTCCGGCCCGACCTCCGGCACAGTTGCCAGACCAGGCGACGGCGCCCACCCTAAAAAGATCGCCTGGATACAATGTGTCGGCTCCCGCGACCACAGCTGTAACAGGGATTATTGTTCCTCGGTGTGCTGTATGTATGCCACCAAGGAAGCTTTTATCGCCAGGGAACATGACTCCTCCATCGAACCGACGATTTTCTATATCGACATGCGCTCTTTCGGTAAGAACTTCGACGACTATGTCAGCCGGGCCAAGGACCACAACGTCCGCTTCATCAGGGCTATGGTCAGCCGCGTCTTCGAAGACCCACAGACCGGCAACCTCGAACTCCGCTATATTGATGAAGCCGGAAAAAAAATTGCGGAAGAGTTCGATATGGTCGTGCTCTCCGTGGGAGTACAGGTGCCGGAAAAAACCAAAGAACTGGCAGAAAAGATCAATATCGATCTCGACCGCTTCGGCTTTGCAGTTACAGGAACATTCAGTCCTCTGGCAACTTCGCGTCCCGGTGTCTTTGTCAGCGGCGCGGTCAACGGCCCCAAAGACATTCCCGAGACAGTGAGTGAGGCCTCCGGTGCCGCCCAGGCCGCCGCCGCAAATCTCTCCAGTGTCCGGGGTTCACTGATTACCAGAGAAATTCTTCCTGAAGAACGGATTATCTCCCCTGAGGATGAGTTGCGCATCGGGGTTTTTATCTGCCATTGCGGCGCCAATATCGCTTCGGTGGTCGATGTAGAGGAAGTAACCGAATATGCTAAAACGCTTCCCGGAGTCGTCTATGCCGAACATCCGCTGTATACCTGTTCACAGGATACCCAGGAGCGTGTCCGCGATATCATCAAAGACCACGATCTCAACAGAGTGGTAATCTGTGCCTGTTCGCCGACCACGCATGAACCGCTGTTTATGTCCACACTGCGGCAGGCCGGCATTAACAAATATTTCTTTGATATGGCCAATATCAGGGATCAGTGCTCATGGGTCCATCCCACGGAGCCGAAGCTGGCCACGGAAAAATCGAAGAGGCTGACTCGCATGGCCGTTGCCAATGCCGCCATGGGTGAAGCTCTGGAAGAACTTGAGTTCGATGTTAACTCCGGCCTGCTCGTTATCGGCGGCGGACTTGCCGGTATGACAGCCGCTGAAGAGGCCGCAAAGCAGGGCTTTACCGTCTATCTGGTGGAGCAGCAGGCCCAGTTGGGAGGTCAGCTTCTCAGACTGCAGCGCTCCTGGGACGGCAGTTCCTTCGCCCGCTACATGGAGCAGCTACGCGACAGACTTCTGGAGAATGATAAAATCAAAATCTTCACCAGCTCCATGGTGGTGGAACAGACCGGTTTTGTCGGTTCCTTCGAAACTGATATCATGACGCCTTCAGGGGCCACCCGCACGATAAAGCACGGTGCAATCCTGGTGGCAACCGGCGGCGAGGAAAACCGGCCCGGGCTTCACCAACTCGGCCAAAATGATACCGTTATGACGCAGACCGATTTTGAAGCGCTGCTGGAACAGGCGGACAACGAAGCGCTGCCCTCCGGCAGTATGGTCATGCTGCAATGCGCCGGCTCCCGGGACGAGGATCATCTGCCCTACTGCTCCAGGGTCTGCTGCAATCAGGCCGTGAAAAATGCACTGGCGCTCAAAGAGAGATCTCCCCAAACAAGAATTGATATTCTTTATCGGGACATGCGCTGCTACGGCCTGGGAGAGCTCAATTATCGCCGGGCCCGCCTGGCCGGGGTAAACTTCATACGCTATGACCCCCAAAACAACAATCCGCAGATCGAGGTCGCCGAAAACGGTATTACCATATCTCTGACCGATCCCTCCATACAGCTTCCAGTGAAGCTTTTTCCGGATATGTTGGTGCTCTCAACCGGGATCAAGCCGCGGGATACCGAGGATCTTGCCTCCATGCTCAGGGTACCCAGAAACAGTTCCGGTTTTTTCATTGAGGCTCATGCCAAGCTGCGGCCTGTCGATCTTCCCAGCGAGGGTCTGTTCATGGCCGGAACGGCTCATGCTCCGAAAGATGCCGGAGAAACCATCTCCCAGGCTCAGGCGGCAGTGGCCAGGGCTACCACCATCCTGGCAAAGAAGAAACTGCAGATGTCCGGCGTGGTATCCACTGTAGACCCGACCAATTGCGCGGTTTGTCTCACCTGCGTCAGGGCCTGTCCCTATGGAGTCCCCTTTATCAATGATCAACATTCCGCCGAAATCAATGCGGCACTGTGTCAGGGCTGCGGCATCTGCGTGGCCGAGTGCCCGGCCAAAACCATTTCCATCGGGCGCTATCAGGATCGAAATATTTCCGCAAAACTAGGTGCGTACACCAATATGGAAACAGCCGAAGCCAAAGGAGTAGAATGA
- a CDS encoding ComEA family DNA-binding protein: MKKMIFVMLLLALSFVTPTSFTFAASDASSNQSQVQLEKININTANEQALCQVPGIGPKTAQSIQVYREKNGNFQRLEDLTSVKGIGPKTLDKMRPYITI; this comes from the coding sequence ATGAAAAAGATGATTTTTGTTATGCTTTTGCTGGCCCTCTCATTCGTTACGCCCACTTCTTTTACCTTTGCCGCTTCAGATGCTTCAAGCAATCAGTCGCAGGTTCAGCTGGAAAAAATCAATATCAACACGGCAAATGAGCAAGCCCTCTGCCAGGTGCCGGGTATCGGCCCAAAGACGGCGCAAAGTATTCAGGTATACAGAGAAAAAAATGGAAATTTTCAGCGTCTTGAGGATCTTACCTCGGTAAAGGGAATAGGACCGAAAACACTGGATAAGATGCGACCCTATATAACCATATAA
- a CDS encoding response regulator yields the protein MSEKKKILLVDDDPDFVEAVKVIVEKGGYDVRVAYDGQEGLEAVAEEKPDLIVLDVMMPVMNGHEACAKLKSDKETADIPIILLTAVADRVTTSTYTHRDMLESEADDYIPKPVEPKDLLELIRNWAK from the coding sequence ATGTCAGAGAAGAAAAAGATTCTGTTGGTCGATGATGATCCGGATTTTGTAGAAGCTGTCAAGGTCATTGTAGAAAAAGGCGGATACGACGTGCGTGTCGCCTATGACGGTCAGGAAGGCCTGGAAGCCGTCGCCGAAGAAAAACCGGATCTCATAGTTCTCGATGTCATGATGCCGGTGATGAACGGCCATGAGGCCTGCGCCAAACTCAAGAGCGACAAGGAAACAGCCGATATTCCGATTATTCTGTTGACAGCCGTCGCTGACAGAGTCACCACCAGCACCTACACCCATAGGGATATGCTTGAGAGTGAGGCGGATGACTATATTCCCAAACCCGTTGAGCCCAAGGATCTTCTGGAACTTATCAGGAACTGGGCGAAGTAG
- a CDS encoding ATP-binding protein, whose protein sequence is MNDTPFNKNLATITKELGSNLYLYQILEGTPNGVLVVNLRHQVIYANPSASLFLGAVQRKLSGSDLKTALGEKNSEFYTLIETFFQDPQKREELRMRHEIQIEMPENETQLLDAVLVYPPSSPTYYLIYLIDITTRKKLEGRLRRRNAFFHNLIESSVDGIIASDMNGNLIIFNQSAQGLLGYNDEEKFKLHVSGLYQQGVAKTILRRMRSEDYGGKGKLRHQELIVKHKTGYDIPVNFSGGIIYDNDKEIATFGIFTDLRAMLQIEEDLEQTHNMLMQSEKMAGLGRLAAGVAHEINNPMSGIMLYSNLIKEELGDDHPANSDLQTIVNEAERCKVIVADLLEFSHQTSYEMALTKINEVIRKTLTVVRNQPLFQNITINLNLEDDLPPIYGNSIRLNQVILNIVVNAAQAMEGRGQLKITSRARANHDIIEVIISDDGPGIPNEYIDQVFEPFFTTKITGEGTGLGLSVSYAIVKEHKGSVRVLSPPDEGATFTLRFPAVLDNLIGENHEQ, encoded by the coding sequence GTGAACGATACGCCTTTCAATAAAAACCTGGCAACGATAACCAAAGAGCTTGGTTCCAACCTCTATCTTTACCAGATCCTGGAGGGGACACCAAATGGAGTCCTGGTAGTCAATCTGCGGCATCAGGTAATTTATGCCAATCCCTCTGCATCTTTGTTTTTAGGTGCTGTTCAGAGAAAACTTAGCGGCAGCGACCTCAAGACGGCACTAGGGGAGAAAAACAGTGAATTCTATACGCTGATTGAAACGTTTTTCCAAGATCCTCAGAAACGAGAAGAATTACGGATGCGTCATGAGATTCAGATTGAAATGCCGGAAAATGAAACACAGCTCCTTGATGCAGTGCTGGTTTATCCGCCATCTTCTCCAACATATTATTTAATATATCTTATTGATATTACGACACGAAAAAAACTTGAAGGGAGGTTGCGCAGAAGAAATGCTTTTTTTCATAACCTGATAGAATCTTCCGTCGACGGCATAATCGCCTCCGACATGAACGGCAATCTTATCATTTTCAATCAGAGCGCTCAGGGCTTGCTGGGCTACAACGATGAGGAGAAATTCAAACTGCACGTATCAGGATTGTACCAGCAAGGTGTTGCCAAGACCATATTGAGAAGGATGCGCAGTGAAGACTATGGAGGAAAAGGCAAGTTGAGACACCAGGAGCTGATAGTCAAACACAAAACAGGCTACGATATTCCGGTCAATTTTTCAGGCGGCATTATCTACGACAATGATAAGGAAATCGCCACGTTTGGAATCTTCACCGATCTGCGGGCAATGCTGCAGATAGAAGAAGACCTGGAACAGACTCACAATATGTTGATGCAGTCTGAAAAAATGGCCGGTCTCGGCCGACTTGCCGCCGGCGTTGCCCATGAGATAAACAATCCCATGTCGGGCATAATGCTTTATTCCAATCTGATCAAGGAGGAACTGGGCGACGATCACCCGGCCAACAGTGATCTGCAGACAATAGTCAATGAGGCGGAGCGCTGCAAAGTCATCGTCGCCGATCTGTTGGAATTCTCACACCAGACCAGCTACGAGATGGCTCTCACCAAAATCAATGAAGTCATTCGCAAGACCTTGACGGTGGTCCGCAATCAACCCCTGTTTCAGAATATAACCATCAACTTGAATCTGGAGGATGATCTGCCTCCGATCTACGGCAACTCCATCCGCCTCAATCAGGTTATCCTCAATATTGTCGTTAATGCCGCCCAGGCCATGGAAGGTCGCGGTCAGCTCAAGATCACCAGCCGTGCCCGGGCCAATCACGATATAATCGAAGTAATCATCAGCGACGATGGACCGGGCATCCCCAATGAGTATATCGATCAGGTATTCGAACCGTTTTTCACCACCAAGATTACCGGTGAAGGCACCGGCCTGGGTCTCTCTGTCTCGTATGCCATCGTCAAAGAACACAAAGGGAGCGTCCGGGTCCTGTCACCTCCGGATGAGGGCGCCACCTTTACCCTGAGATTTCCTGCAGTACTGGACAACTTAATTGGAGAAAACCATGAACAATGA
- a CDS encoding hydrogenase iron-sulfur subunit encodes MNDFNPSVIVFACRHUAYTAADLAGSERRSYPPSISIVMLPCTGRIDESLLLKAFENGADGVMVIGCLEGDCHYVSGNIRAKARVKRVYSILEKIHIGAERIRMYNLSAGEGARFAAFANEFVDKIKELGPSPINQIRDKETRKAPQEETI; translated from the coding sequence ATGAATGACTTTAATCCAAGTGTCATCGTTTTTGCCTGCCGCCACTGAGCATACACCGCCGCGGACCTGGCAGGTTCGGAACGACGCTCCTATCCACCATCGATCAGCATAGTAATGCTGCCGTGTACCGGCAGAATTGATGAATCACTTCTGCTCAAGGCCTTTGAAAACGGCGCAGACGGAGTCATGGTCATCGGCTGTCTCGAAGGAGACTGCCATTACGTCTCCGGCAATATCCGGGCCAAAGCGCGCGTCAAGCGTGTCTATTCCATCCTGGAGAAAATACATATAGGTGCCGAGCGCATACGAATGTACAACCTCAGTGCGGGTGAAGGAGCCAGGTTTGCCGCCTTCGCCAATGAATTTGTCGACAAGATCAAAGAACTTGGTCCAAGTCCGATCAATCAAATACGCGATAAGGAAACCAGGAAGGCTCCACAGGAGGAGACGATATGA
- a CDS encoding methylenetetrahydrofolate reductase, with translation MKSGSNLEKVLAAGHFSVTAECGPPRGADGDHVRKKAAFVKGNVDACNVTDNQTSVVRMSSLAGCLLVKECGVEPLIQMVVRDRNRIALQSDLLGASAMGVHNLLCLSGDHQKFGDDPQAKNVFDIDSMQLIHLAKTMRDDGVFPSGDKLQGAPKFFIGCAVNPFADPYEIRVPRLRLKMEAGADFVQTQCIYNMETFNRYMEEAKKEGLHEKIKILAGVTPLKSAGMAKFMNKFVAGIDIPEAVIKRIADEPKEKQAAKGIEMCIEQIQELKEMEGIAGVHVMAIEWEEKLNEIIGGADLLPRPVVD, from the coding sequence ATGAAATCAGGAAGCAATCTTGAAAAAGTTCTGGCAGCCGGTCATTTCTCCGTCACCGCCGAGTGCGGGCCTCCCCGCGGAGCGGACGGTGATCATGTCAGAAAAAAAGCCGCCTTCGTCAAAGGCAATGTCGATGCCTGCAACGTCACCGACAACCAGACCTCGGTGGTGCGCATGAGTTCGCTGGCCGGCTGTCTGCTCGTGAAGGAGTGCGGGGTAGAGCCGCTGATCCAGATGGTTGTCCGGGATCGCAACAGAATTGCCCTGCAGTCCGACCTGCTGGGGGCATCAGCCATGGGGGTGCACAATCTTCTGTGTCTCTCGGGCGATCATCAGAAATTCGGAGACGATCCTCAGGCCAAAAATGTCTTCGATATCGACTCCATGCAGCTGATTCATCTTGCCAAAACCATGCGCGACGACGGTGTTTTTCCGTCAGGAGACAAACTGCAGGGGGCGCCAAAATTTTTTATAGGATGTGCGGTCAACCCCTTCGCCGACCCTTACGAGATAAGGGTTCCGAGACTGCGGCTCAAGATGGAGGCCGGTGCCGATTTTGTGCAGACTCAATGCATATATAACATGGAAACCTTCAATAGATATATGGAAGAGGCCAAAAAAGAAGGGCTGCATGAGAAAATTAAAATCCTTGCCGGTGTTACCCCGTTGAAATCCGCGGGCATGGCCAAATTCATGAATAAGTTTGTCGCCGGTATCGATATCCCCGAGGCTGTGATCAAGCGCATTGCCGACGAACCCAAGGAAAAGCAGGCTGCCAAGGGAATCGAGATGTGCATTGAACAGATTCAGGAACTCAAGGAAATGGAAGGGATAGCCGGAGTGCATGTCATGGCAATTGAATGGGAGGAAAAACTCAATGAAATTATCGGGGGAGCGGACCTGCTGCCCCGTCCAGTTGTCGATTGA
- a CDS encoding CoB--CoM heterodisulfide reductase iron-sulfur subunit B family protein encodes MKLSYYPGCSLQGTALDYDRSVREVCAALDVELVDIPDWNCCGASSAHMTSHEIGMRLPMRNLLLNQQGLDILIPCAACYQRLRAADIALRKNPEYWDVEDYDPDFRILHISSFLASEEINGRIREKVQKDLAGLPVACYYGCLSLRHPKITGVEAYEMPETLETIVGNLGAHPVRWSHRTECCSGSLTMARPDIARKLVGDINQAAKRGGAGAFVTDCPMCQANLESRQLDNDPSDSLPVFFATELIAAALSGTYPQKQRKVHLVAPHILADLFTAPETVREETS; translated from the coding sequence ATGAAATTATCATACTATCCCGGATGTTCACTGCAGGGAACCGCTCTGGACTATGACCGCTCCGTCAGAGAAGTATGCGCCGCACTTGATGTTGAACTCGTCGACATCCCCGACTGGAACTGCTGCGGCGCTTCATCGGCGCATATGACCAGTCATGAAATCGGCATGCGCCTGCCGATGCGCAACCTTCTTCTTAACCAGCAAGGCCTGGATATCCTGATACCTTGTGCAGCCTGCTATCAGAGACTCAGAGCCGCGGATATCGCCCTGCGGAAAAACCCCGAATACTGGGATGTGGAGGATTATGATCCGGATTTCCGCATTCTCCACATAAGTTCCTTTCTGGCGTCGGAGGAGATAAACGGACGGATCAGGGAAAAGGTACAAAAAGATCTCGCCGGGTTACCCGTTGCCTGCTATTACGGCTGTCTCTCCCTGCGTCACCCCAAAATAACAGGAGTCGAAGCTTATGAAATGCCGGAGACCCTGGAGACCATTGTCGGCAACCTTGGTGCTCATCCAGTCAGATGGTCGCACCGCACCGAATGCTGCTCCGGAAGTCTCACCATGGCCCGTCCGGATATCGCGCGAAAGCTCGTCGGCGACATAAACCAGGCGGCAAAAAGAGGAGGTGCCGGCGCTTTTGTAACGGATTGCCCCATGTGCCAGGCCAACCTCGAAAGCCGTCAGCTCGATAATGATCCGTCGGATAGTCTACCTGTCTTTTTTGCAACGGAATTGATTGCTGCTGCTCTGAGCGGCACCTACCCGCAGAAGCAGCGCAAAGTGCATCTGGTAGCCCCCCATATTTTAGCCGATCTATTCACAGCCCCGGAGACCGTCAGGGAGGAGACATCATGA